One genomic window of Choloepus didactylus isolate mChoDid1 chromosome 27, mChoDid1.pri, whole genome shotgun sequence includes the following:
- the LOC119521836 gene encoding zinc finger and BTB domain-containing protein 41-like translates to MKKRRKVTSNLDEKIHLGYHKDSSEGNGAVECNRVTYTHSAETSSPETRHCYQELPPSPDQRKLLSSLQYNKNLLKYLNDDRQKQPSFCDLLIIVEGKGFSAHKVVVAVGSSYFHACLSKNPSTDVVTLDHVTHSVFQHLLEFLYTSEFFVYKYEIPLVLEAAKFLDIIDAVKLLNNENVVTFQSEITEKSSPEEALSELTGRLSNNHQCKFCSRHFCYKKSLENHLTKTHRSLLLGKKHGLKMLERSFSARRSKRNRKCPVKFDDTSDDEQESVDGSDNLNQENFDKEKSDRNDSEDPGSEYNAEEDGLEEDMSDEYYDIEEQSEKDNNDGEEEPEAGDSVGNTREGLTPVVIQSSNKKILQCPKCDKTFDRIGKYESHTRVHTGEKPFECDICHQRYSTKSNLTVHRKKHSNETEFHKKEHKCPYCNKLHASKKTLAKHVKRFHPENAQEFISIKKTKSESWKCDICKKSFTRRPHLEEHMILHSQDKPFKCTYCEEHFKSRFARLKHQEKFHLGPFPCDICGRQFNDTGNLKRHIECTHGGKRKWTCFICGKSVRERTTLKEHLRIHSGEKPHLCSICGQSFRHGSSYRLHLRVHHDDKRYECDECGKTFIRHDHLTKHKKIHSGEKAHQCEECGKCFGRRDHLTVHYKSVHLGEKVWQKYKATFHQCDVCKKIFKGKSSLEMHFRTHSALIS, encoded by the coding sequence atgaagaaaaggagaaaggttaCTTCAAATCTTGATGAGAAGATCCATCTAGGCTATCATAAAGATTCTTCAGAAGGAAATGGTGCAGTGGAGTGTAACCGAGTAACCTATACTCATTCAGCAGAAACATCATCTCCTGAAACCCGTCACTGTTACCAGGAACTTCCTCCCTCTCCAGATCAGAGGAAGCTTTTGAGTTCTTTGCAGTATAATAAGAATTTACTGAAGTATTTAAATGATGATAGGCAGAAACAACCATCTTTCTGTGATTTACTTATCATAGTAGAAGGAAAAGGATTTAGTGCACATAAAGTGGTGGTTGCTGTTGGCAGTAGTTATTTTCATGCCTGTTTGAGCAAAAATCCAAGCACCGATGTTGTCACCCTGGATCACGTAACACATTCAGTTTTTCAGCATTTGCTTGAATTTCTGTACACATCAGAATTTTTTGTGTACAAATATGAAATACCCCTTGTTTTAGAGGCTGCAAAATTTCTGGACATTATAGATGCAGTTAAGCTGCTAAATAACGAAAACGTTGTCACTTTTCAGTCTGAGATAACTGAAAAGTCATCACCAGAAGAAGCGCTAAGTGAATTAACTGGAAGACTATCAAATAATCATCAGTGCAAATTCTGTAGTAgacatttttgttataaaaaatcCTTAGAGAACCATTTGACTAAAACCCATAGATCACTTTTATTAGGGAAAAAACATGGGttaaaaatgctggagagaagTTTTTCCGCAAGACGATCAAAAAGGAATCGGAAATGCCCTGTTAAGTTTGATGACACCAGTGATGATGAACAAGAAAGTGTTGATGGGTCGGACAATTTGAATCAAGAAAATTTTGATAAGGAAAAGTCAGATAGAAATGATTCAGAGGATCCTGGAAGTGAATATAATGCTGAAGAAGATGGGCTAGAGGAAGATATGTCAGATGAATATTATGACATTGAAGAGCAAAGTGAAAAAGATAATAATGATGGAGAAGAGGAACCTGAGGCTGGTGATTCTGTAGGAAATACTCGTGAGGGGTTAACTCCAGTAGTCATTCAGAGCAGTAACAAAAAAATACTGCAATGTCCTAAATGTGATAAAACATTTGACCGAATAGGAAAATATGAGAGCCACACCCGTGTTCACACAGGTGAGAAGCCCTTTGAGTGTGATATTTGTCACCAGCGCTATTCGACGAAGTCTAACCTAACTGTTCACAGGAAGAAGCACAGTAATGAAACAGAATTTCATAAGAAGGAGCACAAGTGCCCTTATTGTAATAAACTTCATGCAAGCAAGAAGACTTTAGCCAAGCATGTTAAGAGATTTCATCCTGAAAATGCACAAGaatttatttcaattaagaaGACTAAGAGTGAAAGTTGGAAATGTGATATTTGTAAGAAATCCTTTACTCGAAGACCACACCTGGAGGAACATATGATTTTACATTCTCAAGATAAACCTTTTAAGTGTACCTATTGTGAAGAACATTTCAAATCACGGTTTGCACGGTTAAAGCATCAAGAAAAATTTCATCTCGGCCCTTTTCCGTGTGATATATGTGGTCGCCAGTTTAATGATACTGGAAATTTGAAACGCCATATTGAATGTACCCATGGTGGAAAGAGAAAATGGACTTGTTTTATTTGTGGAAAATCAGTACGAGAAAGAACTACTTTGAAAGAACATTTAAGAATTCATAGTGGAGAAAAGCCTCATCTTTGTAGTATTTGTGGGCAAAGTTTTCGTCATGGGAGTTCATACAGACTTCACTTACGAGTACATCATGATGATAAAAGATATGAGTGTGATGAATGTGGAAAAACATTTATTCGTCATGACCACCTTACAAAGCACAAAAAAATACATTCAGGAGAAAAGGCTCATCAGTGTGAAGAATGTGGGAAATGTTTTGGTCGTAGAGATCATCTCACTGTTCATTACAAAAGTGTACACCTTGGAGAGAAAGTGTGGCAAAAATATAAAGCAACATTTCATCAATGTGATGTTtgtaagaaaatttttaaaggcaAATCAAGTCTGGAAATGCATTTTCGGACACATTCAGCTTTGATCAGCTGA